The genomic region CCATCGCCGGCGCCGGGAACGTCGGCCGGTCGATCGCCGGCGAACTGCTGGAGAACGGGCACGAGGTCCTGCTGATCGACAAGGACCCCCGCGCGATCAAGGCCGAGTCGGTGCCGCGGGCGGAGTGGCTGCTCGCCGACGCGTGCGAGCTGTCCTCGCTGGAGGAGGCGGCCCTGCAGCGGTGCCAGGTCGCGATCGCCAGCACCGGCGACGACAAGGTCAACCTGGTCGTCTCGCTGCTGGCCAAGACCGAGTTCGGCGTGCCGCGCACGGTGGCCCGCGTCAACCACCCGCGCAACGAGTGGATGTTCAACGAGGCCTGGGGCGTCGACGTGGCGGTGTCAACGCCGCGGATCATGTCCGCGCTGGTCGAGGAGGCCGTCTCGGTCGGCGACCTGGTCCGGCTGTTCACCTTCCGCCAGGGCGACGCCAACCTGGTCGAGCTGACGCTGCCGGAGGACTCCCCGATGATCGGCCTGCGGGTCGGCGACATCGACTGGCCGACCGACACCGCCCTGGTCACGATCATCCGCGAGGGCCGGGTGCTGCGGCCGGACCCGGACAGCACGCTCGAGCTGAACGACGAGCTGCTGTTCGTCGCGGCCGACGAGACCGAGGAGCAGCTCGAGGACATGCTGTCCCCGCACCACCGCAAGTAGCAGCACACCGAACCGCCCGTACGCCGAAGGTCCGGCGTACGGGCGGTTCGTCGTTGGCGGGGCGGGCTACTTCTTCTTGTTCTTGCCGCCGCCGAGCAGGTGGGTGACGTGGTCGCGTGCCTCGTCCCACTTGTCCGGCGGCAACGATCCCCGCAGCACCGCGTACGCGAGCCACAGGGCCAGCGCGTAGAACGGCAGACCGAGACCGACCTTGGCGATGCCGAGCGCGTTCAGGCTGCCGGTCAGGTAGAGCGGGGTCTGGACGATCAGGCGGATCGCGAACAGGCCGACGAACACCAGCGTCGCCCGGCTGAAGCCGCGCAGCATCGCCGGGTCGCGGCGCCAGGCCGTGCCGGTCTGGGTGATCAGGCCGTAGACCACGCCGAACAGCGGCCAGCGCAGCAGCACGGTCAGCAGGTAGAGCAGGCCGTAGCCCAGGTTGGTGAGCAGCCCCGGCAGGTAGACGTCCTCGGCGCGACCGCTGCGGTTCGCCACCCAGGCCGAGATCAGCACGCCGATGAAGCCGCCGAGCACGTTGCGCAGCGGCTGCTTGCGCACCAGCCGCAGCAGTGCGACCGCCGCACCGCAGGCGATCGCGACGATCAGCGCCAGCCGCAGGTCGTGGTCGCTGGCGGCGTAGACGATCAGGAACGCAATCCACGGCAGGCCGATGTCGAGCAGCGCGCCCCAGCCGCCGAGGGCGTGGAAGAAGTCCTTGTCGGTGGTCTGCGGCCGGCTCCCGGCCGGCTCGTCGCCCACCGTGTCGCCCGGAGCCGCACCGGTCACCGTGCCGGTCGGCACACCGGTCGCCGTGCCGGTCGGGGCCGTGCCGGTCGGCGCGCCAGTTGCTGCGGCTGACGCTGTGCCGGTCGCTTCGCTCGGAGCTGTGCCCGGCGCTTCGCTCGGAGCTGTGCCGGTCGCTGCACCCGGCGCTGTGCCGGGCAGCGTGCCGGCCCCTGGGCCCGCCCCCTGGGCGAGCCCGTCCTTCGGTCCCCCGTCCGAACCGGCCGTGGCCGGCTCGGACGGCTTGGCCCGGTCGGACTCCGCCGTCTGCTCCACGGCCTCGATCTCCGGCCGCAGGATCTCGACCAGCGTCTCCTCGAGGTTTTCCTCGACCCCGGAGTCGCGACCCGCGCGCGGCTCAGCCATGCGCGGCCGTCGGACGGAGCTCGTAGCGCGGGTTGAACATCACCCGGTCACCGTCCACGACCCCGATCCGCCCGGATGCGATCAGCTCCGAGCCGGGATGGATGCCGGCGATCTTGCGCCGGCCGAGCCAGATCAGCTTCACCGTGCCGGTGCCGTCGTACAACTCGCCCTCCAGGGCCGGGACCCCGCCGCGCGGGCTGAACGTGATCGTGCGCAGCGTCCCGAACAGCGTCACCATCTCCCGGTCCAGACAACCGGTGATCGACCGCGCGCCACAGTCGTGCGCGTAGTCCTGCAGTACCTCGGCGTCCTGCTGGTCCTGGTCACCGGCCAGGCCCCGGAAGGCACGTCGCCACAGACCCGCGGGCTTGTCGCTCCCCATGGGATCAGTGTAATCCGCCGGACGCGCCCGGCCGGTATCCGGACATCAGGCTCAGGCCTCTTCCTCGCCGGCCGGCTGGGCACCGGCGGGCAGCCGCAGCGGCAGCGACTCGCGCGGCGCCATCGGCTCGGATCCGCGGACCACGACCACGTTGCGCAGGGCCTGCTCCATCGGCGGCGCGGCCTCCGGCTCCACCGCGGCGCGACCGAGCACGGTGGCCCGGAGCAGCCAGCGCGGACCGTCGACGCCGATCACGCGCGAGGTCTGGCTGAAGATCTGTCCCTCGGGATCCTGGACCGGCACGACCAGCACCAGCTCGGTGCCGAACGGGCCCTCGGTCTCCGACGCGGTGCCGCCCATCCGGGTCGCCTCGCCGGCGATCTCCTGGCGGACCTCGTCCCAGATGCCGGCCGTCTTCGGCGCGGCGAACGCGCGCAGCTCCAGCGCGGAGTCCTCGAGCACCAGCAGGATCGCCTGCACGTCACCACTCTGCTCGTCGACCTGCAGCCGCAGCTCCATGCCCGGCAGGCCGGTGATCACCAGCGCGCCGAGATCGATGCGGTCCTCGGCCTCCAGCGTCGCGGGGTCCACCTCGGTGACGTCGAACGGACCACCGCCGGTCGCACCGGCCGCGGCCTCGCCGGCCTCCGCCGGGGTGCCGTCGGCGGCGTCCGCCTCGGTCGTCCCGGTGCTCTGCTCGACGGCGTCGGCCGTCGGTCCGGTGTCCTCGTTCTTGGCCTTCCGGCGGAAGATCACTGCTCTTGCCTACTTCCTCGATCGTGAGTCGTGTCTGCGGGGCGGCGCGACCCCGCCGTAGTCTGGCGCACCCGCAGGTCAGCGGGACGCACCTGGTCAGCGTGTCACATCACCGAAACCACCGGTCGAGCCGTGGCCGCCCTCGCCGCGCGCCGAGCCCGGCAACGTGCCGACCTCGACGAACCGGACCTTCTCCACCTGCTGCACGACCAGCTGCGCGATCCGGTCGCCGCGCCGCAGGGTCACCTCGGCGTGCGGGTCGAGATTGATCAGGCAGACCTTGATCTCACCCCGGTAGCCCGCATCCACTGTGCCCGGTGCGTTCACGATCGACACTCCGTGCTTGGCCGCGAGTCCCGATCGCGGGTGCACGAACGCGGCGTACCCGTCCTGCAGCGCGATCGCGATCCCGGTGCCGACCAGCGCCCGCTCCCCCGGCTTCAGCGTGACGTCGTGGCTCGCCACCAGGTCCACCCCTGCATCCCCAGGATGCGCGTACGCCGGAACCGGCAACTCCGGATCAAGCCTGCGAATCAGCACCTCGGTCATGGGTTCACCTCGTAGTCGTGGACGGAGTCAGTCGTCATGTCGGTGCCGTGCTCGACGAAGTGCTCGGGTGGGACGACGACGAACACCGCGCTCGCGCGCACCGCGACGCTGCCCTCGGGTCCGCCCAGCCGGCCGACCGCCTTCGCGTACATCCGGCGTCCGGCGAAGCCCAGGCAGCGGGCGCGCAGCGAGAGCGTCGCACCCACCGGGACCGGCCGGATGTAGTCGGTCTCCAGCCGCCCGGTCACCATCGGCCGCCGCAGCAACCAGGAGAGGCCGCCCAGCGTCTCGTCGAGCGCCAGGGCGAGTACGCCGCCATGAGCCAGGCCGGGCGCTCCCTGGTGGTCCGCGGTGACGGTGAACTCACCGCTGATACTCACCTCCGGCCCAGCGGTCGACACCAGCCGCAGTCCGGTCGGGTGCGACGGACCGCACGCCACGCAGTTCGCGTAGTGCGACGGCAGCACCGTGCCGGGAGCAGGTGCGTCCGGGTGACGCTCCGGCGGCTCGAGGTCGCGCTGCGGGGTCGCAGTGCGGGTCGGTGGCTCGATCACGAGAGGCGACCCTACCGACGCGCTCCGGCGGCCCACGTGCCAGGCTGGTCCTGTGTCGAACTACCGCGAGCGGTTGAGCGTGCCGGTGCGCTGGTGGATCATCGCCGCGCTGGCCGTGCTGACCATCCTGGTGATCACCGCCGTGCCCGCCGGCAAGCCGATCGGCTTCACCGTGGCCGGCGTGGCCGCCGTCATCCTGGTCGTGCTGTTCGTCCGGTACGGCGGCGCGGTGGTCGAGGTCGGCCCCAGCACGCTGCACGCGGGCCGGGCCACCATCGAGCGGACCCACCTCGGCAAGGTCGAGCCGTTGACCGGCGAGGCGGTCCGGAACGCGTTCGGCCGCGACTGCGACCCCACGGCGTACCTGGTGCTGCGCAGCTACCTGCCCGGCGCGGTGCGGGTGGAGATCACCGACCCGCACGACCCCACGCCGTACTGGCTGATCGCGACGCGCTCGCCGGAGCGGCTGGCGGCGGCGCTGACCGAGAACAGCGTGGCAAGATCCTGAGTACTGCCGGTCCGCGCTGAGCGGGTCCGGACGGGCCTAGCGAGGAGGCACGACGTGATCGGAGCCAAGATCGGCTGGAAGCTGGTGCTGGCCGTCTTCACGATGGTGGTCGGACTGGTCGCCAACAAGGCGGTCACGACCGCGTGGAAGATCGGTGCCGGCGGCAAACCCCCGAAGGGCAGCCAGGCCGGGTACGTCGAGGTGGTCACCTGGGCGGTCGCCAGCGGTGCCGCCGCGGCGGCGGCCAAGCGGTTCGCCGAGGACCGGGCGGCGAAGTACTGGCTGAAGTCGACCGGGCACCTGCCGCCCGGCTACGAGACCGAGGCGGTCAAAGACACCGTGAAGGACGCCGTCAAGGCGTAGCCGGGAGCGACCAAGGGACCGGCCCCCCGAAGGGGGACGGTCCCGGATGGTACGACTCAGCCGAGCAGGGCGACGGTGCTGTTGTCAGGCAGCGCAGTCGCGGCAGATCAGCTGGCCGTTCTTGCTGTTCGCGAGCTGGCTGCGGTGGTGGACCAGGAAGCAGCTCGAACAGGTGAACTCGTCGGCCTGGCGCGGGAGAACCCGTACCGCCAGTTCCTCGTGGCTCAGGTCGGCGCCGGGCAGCTCGAAGCTCTCGGCGGCTTCGGCCTCGTCCTCGTCGACCTTGCCGGAGTTCTTGTCGTGACGGCGAGTCTTCAGTTCCTCGATCGACTCCTCGCTGGAGTCCTCGTCCGTCTTGCGCGGGGCGTCGTAGTCAGTCGCCATGGTGTTTCCCTGCCCTCTTCGTACCCGTGGTGTTGCCTGCTGAGCCCTGGAACGGATAGTGGGGCCGAGAAATTCCGCCCGGAATCCCTCGGGTCCCCCGAACCCCTTGACAGACAGGCCGGAAACGGTCTCGCTACCGCTCCCGAGGCAGGGATTGTGCCCTATCAACCGGTCTTCGCGCGCGTCGGGGTCCACCTTCTGACCCGCGTGTCGGCGAAATTGTCAGGACCGAACAGCTGAATGCGCATTAACGCCCGTAGTGCGCAGTCTCAGAGCATGAAGGTGCACAAACTATGCGCGCAGCGGGTCGGCGGCCGCCAACGCGTCGTGCAACGCGTCGAACACACCGGGTGTTGCCGCGATCGACATCTCCGGTGACACCTCCGCGCCGTTCAGCCCGCCGACCCGCGCCCCGGCCTCGGCGGCGACCAGCGCGCCGGCACCGTAGTCCCACGGGTTCAGGCCGCGCTCGTAGACGGCGTCCAGCCGGCCGCAGCCGACGTAGCACAGGTCGATCGCGCCGACGCCGATCCGGCGGATGTCGCGGACCTGGGTGATCAGCTGCTCGACCACGCCGGCCTGGACCTGCCGCCTGGCCGGGTCGTAGCCGAAGCCGGTGCCGACCAGGGCCCGGTCGAGGTCGGTGCACTCCGAGACCCGGATCGGCTTGCCGTCCAGGAACGCGCCGCCGCCCAGGGTCGCGGTGAACACCTCGCCCTTCGGCGCGTCCACGACCACGCCGGCCACGGTCCGGCCGTCCTGCTCGACCGCGATCGACACGGCGTACGTCGGGATGTCGTACAGGTAGTTCACCGTGCCGTCGATCGGGTCGACCACCCAGCGCACCCCGCTGGAGCCGAAGATGTCGTCGCCCTCCTCGCCGAGGAACGAGTCGTCCGGCCGCGCTTGCAGCACCCGGGCGCGGATCAGCTCCTCGGACTCGCGGTCGACCGCGGTGACGATGTCGGTGGCGGTGCTCTTGGTGTCGGCGACCGTGATCGTGCCGCGCCGGCGCTCGACGATGAGCTCGGCCGCCTCGGTGGCGACCGTGACGGCCAGCTTCAGCAGTTCCTGCGGGGTGCTCATGCGTTGTCCTTCGGTCCTGCTGTCGAGGGGGCGGCGGGAGGCGTCTGGTCCGACGAGGCCTGGTGCGCGGAGCCGTCGGCAGGCGCTGAGGCGCCCGCTGCGGGCCGGCGGAGGGCGGGGCAGCAGTCGGGGCGGCAGTTGTCCCAGCCGGGGCCCAGCTTGCCCACACAGGGCCGCTCCGGCTGCTCCCCGCGCTCGGCGGCGGCCCGCTCGACCACCAGGTCGCGCAGCATCGTGACGAACCCCTGGTCGGTCCCCGGCGTCGCGGCCCGGGCCATCGGCAGACCGAGCTTCTCCGCGGTCGCTCTGGCCTCGGTGTCGAGGTCGTAGATGACCTCCATGTGGTCGCTGACGAACCCGATCGGCACCACCGCCACGCCGGGCACACCGGCCGCGGTCAGGTCCTCCAGGTGGTCGTTGACGTCCGGCTCGAGCCACGGGACCTGCGGCGGGCCGGACCGCGAGCAGTAGACCAGGTCGGTCCGCCGGCTGACACCCGTACGCCGTTCCAGCTCGGCGGTGATCTCGGCGGCGACGTCCAGGTGCCAGGTGACGTACCCGTTGCCGTCCGGCCCGCTGGTCGCGTTCATCGCGGTCGGGATGGAGTGCGTCACGTAGGCGATCGCGGAGCCCTCCGGCAGCTCGGCCAGCGCGGCGGCGGTCGACTCGACGAAGGACCCGACGAAGCCGGGATGGTTGGCGTAGTGCCGCAGCTTGTCGATCGCCGGCGCGTTCTCCACCGCGGCGGTCGCGTCGGCCAGGTTTTCCCGGTACTGCCGGCAGCCGGAGTACGACGGGTACGCGCTGGTGACGATCACCACGGCCCGGCGGATCCCGTGGGCGGCCATCTCCCGCAGCGTGTCGGTCAGGTACGGCGCCCAGTTCCGGTTGCCCCAGTAGATCGGCAGGTCCAGCCCGATCTGCGCGAAGGACTCCCGCAGCGCGGCCAGCAGGGCCCGGTTCTGGTCGTTGATCGGGCTGCGGCCGCCGAACCCGTAGTAGTGCTCGCCGACCTCCTTCAGCCGTTCGTCCGGGATGCCGCGGCCGCGGGTGACGTTCTGCAGGAACGGCAGCACGTCCTCGGGCTGCTCGGGGCCGCCGAAGGACAGCAGCAGCACGGCGTCGTAGGGAGCGGCATCGGTACGGATCGGATCGGGCGACACGAGGTGGGGCATACACCGATGTTCTCAGGCGGGCCGGATACGGTGTGCACGGTCCCCCATGCTGATGCCCTACGTCCACCTCATGCGCCGTCCCGGTGCCGCCGCGTTCTGCGCCGCCGGGATCCTCGGGCGTATGCCGATCTCGATGATCGGTCTGGGCATCGTCATCCTGATCGCCGAGGAGAGCGGCTCGTACGGTCTGGCCGGCGCGGTCTCCGGCGTGGCCGTGGTCGCCGGCGCGATCACCGGACCGGTGCAGGGCCGGCTGGTCGACCGGTTCGGCCAGCGGACGCTGCTGCTGGTCGGCAGCGTGGTCTGCACGGTCGCGCTGGCCGCGCTGCTGGTGGCGGTCAGGGCCGACGCGCCGACCGCCCTGCTGTACCTGCTCTCGTTCGTTGCCGGTGGCACGCGTCCGCAGGTCGGCTCGTTCGTCCGGGCCCGCTGGACCCACCTGCTCGGCCGCGGCCGGGCGCTGCAGACCGCGTTCGCGCTGGAGGCCGTCGGCGACGAGGTGGTGTTCATCGTCGGCCCGGTCCTGGTCACCGCACTCGCCACCCAGGTCAGCCCGTACGCCGCGCTCGGTGTGGCCGGACTCCTCGGCCTGGGTGGAGGCATCTGGCTGGCACTGCTCCGGCGGTCCGACCCGCCGGGCCGCGGCAAGTCCAACGGCACCGAGCAGGCCCCACTCCCCTGGCTCTCGCTGCTGCTGCTCAGCGTGATCGGTCTGGGCCTGGGAGCGACACTCGGCAGCGCTGAGGTCGTCACCATCGCGTTCACCGCCGCAGAGGGTCAACCGGGCATGTCAGGCGTCGTACTGGCGGTCTGGGCGTTCGGGTCGCTGCTGGCCGGGCTCTGGTACGGCTCGGTGCACTGGCGGGCTCCGGTCGAGCGCCGGCTGCTGATCGGCACGATCCTGCTCGCCATCTCGCTGGCGCCGTTGCCCTGGGTCGGCAGCACCCTCGCTCTGGGTGGAGTGCTGTTCTGCGCCGGACTGACGATCGCACCGACGATGGTCGCCGTCACGGCGTGCGTGGAGGAGTGGGTCCCGCCGCAACGGCTGACCGAGGCGATCACCTGGACCGTCACCGGCATCCTGTTCGGCGTCGCACCCGGCAACGCGCTGGCCGGGCACGCGGTCGACCGGTACGGCGCCTCCTCGGCGTACTGGGTGCCGGTGGGGATCGGCGTGCTCTGCGCCGTGGTCGCCGCCTGCTCGATCACCTTCGCCCGGCCGAAGACCCGCTTCGCGCACAACTGACCGGCTCAGGGGTTGCGCGGCAGCGGGGCGTTCCAGCCGCGGCGGATGGCGACCAGGCGGATCAGGAAGCAAACCACCGCGGCGCTGATCGGGACCCAGAGCGCGTGGTAGCCCAGCGCGGACGCCAGCACCACGATGCCCGCGCCCAGGAACGCCGGCGTCGCGTAGATCTCCGACCGCAGGACCACCGGCACCCGGCCGGAGAGCACGTCCCGGACGACTCCGCCGCCGATGCCCGAGATGGTGCCGAGCAGGGCGGCCGACAGCGGCGAGAGCCCGTAGTCGATCGCCTTCAGCGCGCCGGTCACGCAGAACAGCGCCAGCCCGGCCGCGTCGAAAATGTTCACCAGCCGCTCGACCCGGCCGATCCGCGGATGCAGGAAGAAGGTCAGCAACCCCGCGGCGACCGGTACGGCGAGGTACCGCCAGTCCTCCAGCGCGGCCGGCGGCGTCACCCCGATCAGCACGTCCCGCAGGAACCCGCCGCCCAGTCCGGTCACCAGTGCCAGCACCTGGATCCCGAACACGTCCAGGTTCTTCCGCACCCCGACCAGCGCGCCGGTGATCCCGAACACGAAGATGCCGACCAGGTCGAGCACCGCCAGCAGCACAGATCCGTCCACCCCCGCACGCTAACCGCCCATCTGCTGGTTGCCGGGCTAGGGTCTGGGCATGTCCGGGCCGCCTGTCGTCGACTACAGCGCCACCTCGGCGCGTCCGGCGTGGAGCGCGCTGCCCGAGGCACTCCGGCGCTCGCTCGCTGTTGCTCTGGGCACCGAGATCGTGGAGGCCGGACCGTCGGTCGGCGCCGGCTTCACCGGCGGCCTCGCGGCCCCGTTACGGCTGGCCGACGGTCGCAAGGTGTTTGCCAAGGCCGCGCCGGACACGCAGCACGGGTACGACGCGTACCGGCGCGAGGCGGAGATCGTCCCGCAGCTCCCACCCGCCGTCCGGGTTCCGGCCGTCGTCGCCACCGCCCAGGCCGGCGGCAGTGCGGGTGAAAGGTGGTTCGCCGTCGCCTCGGAGTACGTGGCCGGCCGGATGCCGGGCACGCCGTGGACCGCTGCGGACTTCGCCGCCGCGACCGCGGCCTGCGAGGTGATGGCCGAAGCTCTCAGCCCGACGCCGCTGGCCGGCCTCGCCACCTTCGTCGCCGAGCTGGAGGCCGGCGGCTTTCCGTTTCACCTGGCCGACGAGATTCTCGCCGGCGACCGCCCGCTCCCGCCCGGCTTCCAGCCGTGGCTGCCGACCGCGCTGCCCGAGCTCTCCGCCCTGATCGCCCGCTATCCCGTCGCGCTGGCCGGCGACTCGGCCATGCACAGCGACCTGCGCCCCGACAACCTCTTGATCGACCGCACCGGCCAGTGCTGGACCGTCGACTGGAACTGGCTGTCGCTCGGCCCGGCCTGGTGCGACTGGGTCGGCCTGCTGCCGGTTGCCCAGGCGCACGGCATCGACACCGCCGCCGCGATCCGCCGGAGCCCGCTCACCGCCGACGTGCCCGCCGACGACCTCGACTGCTGCGCGGCCATCATCGCGGCGTACATGCTCGACGCACTCGACGCGCCGCCGCCGCCCGGCTGTACTCCTGAGCTGCGCCGGCATCAGCGCCTGTACGCCTGGACCTTCCTCGACTGGCTGGCCCTGCGCCGCGGCTGGGACGTTTAGTCGAGGTCGAAGCCCAGTTCCTCGGCAGCTCTGGTCGGGACCGGATCGGCCCACCGGTTGGTGTAGCTGGTGGAGGTCGCCATCGACCGGGGCTCGACCTGGTCGACGTACAGCCTGCCGTTGAGGTGATCGGTCTCGTGCTGGAAGATCCGGGCCTGCCAGCCGGACAGGGTGAGCCGGCGACGGGCCCCGGTGAGGTCGGAGTAGCCGGCGTCGACCTTGAGTGGACGGCTCACCACCCCGGTGAAGCCCGGCATGCTCAGACAGCCCTCGTAAAAGCCGCGCTTGTCCCGCCCGCGCGGCGCGTACTCCGGGTTCAGCACCGCCAGAAACTCCAGCGGATACCGCTCACGCGCCTCGGCCACCTCGGCCGAGACCGTCGCCGGATCCTCCAGCACAGCAATCCGCAGCGGTACGCCGACTTGTGGCGCGGCCAGTCCGACTCCGGGCGCCGCCAGCATGGTCCGCCGGAGCAGCTCGACGAAGTCCTTCAGCAGGCCGTCGTCGAACTGGCCGTCGAACGGCTCGGCCTTCCGGCGCAGGACCGGGTCGCCGAGCTGCACGATCGGCGCCACGTCGTCGCGGTACAGCTCGACCAGGGCCTCGACCCGGTCCTTGACAGTGCTGGATGTGCTCATAACCCCTCGGGAAGTGGTGACGTGGTCCGTGCCGGCCACGTGCTGGGTCAGCGGTGCGACGAGCGCGCTCGTCAACAGCACCCGCCGGGACAGTGGCACGGCTCGCTCCGATCGATCGGTTCCACCCGGCAGCATAGGATCGACGCATGGGCAAAGGGCCGGTGACGCGGTACAAGGTCGAGGTTCTCGACGGCGACAAGCTGTCTCGCCGCGAGGACGTCGTGGTCACCGAGGAACCGCTCGAGCTGCGGCTGGAGTGGCCGGGCCGGCCGGCCGCGCCGCTGACGGTGACGATGCGCACGCCCGGCGCCGACTTCGAGCTCGCCGCCGGGTTCTGTCTCGGCGAGGGGTTCGCGGTCCGCCCCGACGCCCTCAAGACCGTTGCCTACTGCACCGATGTGCAGCTGACCCGGGAGCAGCAGTTCAACACCGTCACGGTGACCTTCGACGGCCCGCCGGACCGCGAGCCGCTCGAGCGGTACGGCGTGACGTCGGCCGCCTGCGGGGTCTGCGGCCAGCAGAGCCTGGACGAACTGGCCGAGCGCGCCTACGCCCCCGTCGACCCGGTCGAGGCCCCGCTGGACGTCGTGCTGCGGCTGCCCGACCTGCTGCGGGAGGCGCAGCCCACGTTCGGCCGGACCGGTGGACTGCACGCGGCCGGTCTGTTCACCGCCGACGGCCGCAAGGTGGTCGTCAAGGAGGACGTCGGCCGGCACAACGCCGTCGACAAGGTGATCGGCTGGACGGTGCTCAACCAGCACAGCCGGAAGGGCCTGGTGCTGGTGCTCAGCGGCCGCGCCGGGTACGAACTGGTTCAGAAGGCGGTCGCGGCCGGGATCGGCATGATCGTCGCGGTCGGCGCCCCGTCCAGCCTGGCCGTCGACCTGGCTCGGCGGTTCGGGATCACACTGGCCGGCTTCACCCGCGGTGAGCGCTGTGTGATCTACAGCACTCCGGGGCGTATCCTGCACTGAACACCCATCCGCCGGCCCGGCGGCTCCGAAGATCCTCCGACTTGTTCGACAACCGAAGAGGATGTCCGCTTGTGAGCGAGGAGTCGACAGCCCTTCCGTGGCCGCTGGTGGCCGGGGCCGGCGGGACCACGCCGACCGAGCTGATGGCTCGGGTGGCCCGTGGGGACTCCGACGCGTTCGCCCAGCTGTACGACCAGATGGTGCCGCGCGTCTACGGCCTGATCCGGCGGGTGCTGCGCAACCCGGCCCAGTCCGAGGAGGTCACCCAGGAGGTGATGGTCGAAGTCTGGCGGACCTGCACCCGGTACGACGCCGACCGCGGCTCACCCGCCTCCTGGATCCTCACGATGGCGCACCGGCGGGCGATCGACCGGGTCCGCTCCGAGCAGTCGTCGACCGACCGTGAGCAGGCGATGGCCGCGGCCAGCGCCACCACGGAGTACGACGAGGTGGCCGAGGCGGTCACCTCGAACCTGGAGGTCCAGCAGGTGCGGAACTGCCTCTCGGCGCTGACCGAGCTGCAACGGGAGTCGGTGACACTGGCCTACTACGGCGGATACTCCTACCGCGAAGTCGCCGAACTGCTGGACGCCAAACTGGCGACGATCAAGGCGCGGATGCGCGACGGCCTGATCCGGCTGCGCGACTGCCTGGGTGTGACGGAGAAGTGAGGGCCATGACGCCGCCTGATGTGCACATGCTGACCGGCCCCTACGTGCTGAACGCGCTGCCCGAGGACGAGCGGATCGGCTTCGAGCGGCATCTCGCCGACTGCTCCTCGTGCAGCGCAGAGGTCGCCGAGCTGCGGGAAGCAGCCAACAAGCTCGGCACGGCCGTCGCGGCGCCGCCGCCACCTGCACTGAGGTCACGGGTGCTCGCCGAGATCGCGACCACCCGGCAGCTGCCGCCGCTGGTCCGCGAGCCGGAGCCGGCACCGGTGGACGAGCTCGCGCACCGGCGGTACAGCCGGCGCTCGGTCTTCGGCCTGGCCGCCGCCGCGCTGGCCGTCGCCGGCGCGGGTGGCATTGCGGTCGACCAGTACCGCGACAGCCAGCGGCTCGAGCGGCAGAACCAGGAGCTCGCCGCACTGCTGTCCCAGCCGGACGCGAGGACCGCCCGCAGCGACGTCGCCGGCGGCGGTCAGGCGACAGTCGTGATGTCGCCGAGCCAGGACCGCGCCATCGTGCTGCTGCACGGCCTGGCGAAACTGCCCGACGGCAAGACCTACCAGCTCTGGCTGCAAGACCGCTCCGAGGCGATGCACTCGGCCGGCATCGCGGCGCCCGAGGACAGCAAGCTGATCCAGGGCGGCATCACCGACAAGATCGCCCTCGGCATCACCGTCGAGAACACCCCCGGCGTCGACGCCCCCACTCAGGCTCCCGCCGCCCTCGTCCGGATGGCCTGATCCCGACCGCGCC from Kribbella flavida DSM 17836 harbors:
- a CDS encoding DUF3093 domain-containing protein; its protein translation is MSNYRERLSVPVRWWIIAALAVLTILVITAVPAGKPIGFTVAGVAAVILVVLFVRYGGAVVEVGPSTLHAGRATIERTHLGKVEPLTGEAVRNAFGRDCDPTAYLVLRSYLPGAVRVEITDPHDPTPYWLIATRSPERLAAALTENSVARS
- a CDS encoding PaaI family thioesterase; the encoded protein is MIEPPTRTATPQRDLEPPERHPDAPAPGTVLPSHYANCVACGPSHPTGLRLVSTAGPEVSISGEFTVTADHQGAPGLAHGGVLALALDETLGGLSWLLRRPMVTGRLETDYIRPVPVGATLSLRARCLGFAGRRMYAKAVGRLGGPEGSVAVRASAVFVVVPPEHFVEHGTDMTTDSVHDYEVNP
- a CDS encoding DUF3710 domain-containing protein; this encodes MIFRRKAKNEDTGPTADAVEQSTGTTEADAADGTPAEAGEAAAGATGGGPFDVTEVDPATLEAEDRIDLGALVITGLPGMELRLQVDEQSGDVQAILLVLEDSALELRAFAAPKTAGIWDEVRQEIAGEATRMGGTASETEGPFGTELVLVVPVQDPEGQIFSQTSRVIGVDGPRWLLRATVLGRAAVEPEAAPPMEQALRNVVVVRGSEPMAPRESLPLRLPAGAQPAGEEEA
- a CDS encoding inositol monophosphatase family protein, whose protein sequence is MSTPQELLKLAVTVATEAAELIVERRRGTITVADTKSTATDIVTAVDRESEELIRARVLQARPDDSFLGEEGDDIFGSSGVRWVVDPIDGTVNYLYDIPTYAVSIAVEQDGRTVAGVVVDAPKGEVFTATLGGGAFLDGKPIRVSECTDLDRALVGTGFGYDPARRQVQAGVVEQLITQVRDIRRIGVGAIDLCYVGCGRLDAVYERGLNPWDYGAGALVAAEAGARVGGLNGAEVSPEMSIAATPGVFDALHDALAAADPLRA
- a CDS encoding OB-fold nucleic acid binding domain-containing protein — encoded protein: MGSDKPAGLWRRAFRGLAGDQDQQDAEVLQDYAHDCGARSITGCLDREMVTLFGTLRTITFSPRGGVPALEGELYDGTGTVKLIWLGRRKIAGIHPGSELIASGRIGVVDGDRVMFNPRYELRPTAAHG
- a CDS encoding potassium channel family protein — translated: MRVAIAGAGNVGRSIAGELLENGHEVLLIDKDPRAIKAESVPRAEWLLADACELSSLEEAALQRCQVAIASTGDDKVNLVVSLLAKTEFGVPRTVARVNHPRNEWMFNEAWGVDVAVSTPRIMSALVEEAVSVGDLVRLFTFRQGDANLVELTLPEDSPMIGLRVGDIDWPTDTALVTIIREGRVLRPDPDSTLELNDELLFVAADETEEQLEDMLSPHHRK
- a CDS encoding DUF3159 domain-containing protein; this encodes MAEPRAGRDSGVEENLEETLVEILRPEIEAVEQTAESDRAKPSEPATAGSDGGPKDGLAQGAGPGAGTLPGTAPGAATGTAPSEAPGTAPSEATGTASAAATGAPTGTAPTGTATGVPTGTVTGAAPGDTVGDEPAGSRPQTTDKDFFHALGGWGALLDIGLPWIAFLIVYAASDHDLRLALIVAIACGAAVALLRLVRKQPLRNVLGGFIGVLISAWVANRSGRAEDVYLPGLLTNLGYGLLYLLTVLLRWPLFGVVYGLITQTGTAWRRDPAMLRGFSRATLVFVGLFAIRLIVQTPLYLTGSLNALGIAKVGLGLPFYALALWLAYAVLRGSLPPDKWDEARDHVTHLLGGGKNKKK
- a CDS encoding DUF4193 domain-containing protein, whose protein sequence is MATDYDAPRKTDEDSSEESIEELKTRRHDKNSGKVDEDEAEAAESFELPGADLSHEELAVRVLPRQADEFTCSSCFLVHHRSQLANSKNGQLICRDCAA
- a CDS encoding DUF4235 domain-containing protein — translated: MIGAKIGWKLVLAVFTMVVGLVANKAVTTAWKIGAGGKPPKGSQAGYVEVVTWAVASGAAAAAAKRFAEDRAAKYWLKSTGHLPPGYETEAVKDTVKDAVKA
- the dut gene encoding dUTP diphosphatase — its product is MTEVLIRRLDPELPVPAYAHPGDAGVDLVASHDVTLKPGERALVGTGIAIALQDGYAAFVHPRSGLAAKHGVSIVNAPGTVDAGYRGEIKVCLINLDPHAEVTLRRGDRIAQLVVQQVEKVRFVEVGTLPGSARGEGGHGSTGGFGDVTR